Sequence from the Methanobacterium alkalithermotolerans genome:
GGGGTGAAGAAGATGTCCATCCTTCAAAGAAGGGAAAGAGAAAAAAAGAAAAGGCGACAGGATATCATTAATGCTGCTGAGAAATTATTCTTTTCTAAAGGCTATGATAATGTTTCCATGAATGATATTGCCCGGGAAGTGGAGCTATCCAAGGCCACCCTTTATTTATATTTCCAGAATAAAGAAACCCTTTTTTTTGCCATAGTAGTTAAAGGGACCCGGCTTCTTAATTCCATGATTAGAGATAGTATAAATGATAATTTAAATGGCCTGGAAAAGGTGGATGCCTATAGAAATGCTTATTATGACTTCACCAAAAAATATCCAGATTATATTCATATCTACAATTACTTCCAATCCGGGAGATTCAGCCCACCACAAAGTGATATTCTATCACAAAAAGAAGATGATACTTCCCTGTCCTATGTAAGTGAATGCGCTGAAGAAGTACTTAAATTACGTAATGAAAGATT
This genomic interval carries:
- a CDS encoding TetR/AcrR family transcriptional regulator is translated as MSILQRREREKKKRRQDIINAAEKLFFSKGYDNVSMNDIAREVELSKATLYLYFQNKETLFFAIVVKGTRLLNSMIRDSINDNLNGLEKVDAYRNAYYDFTKKYPDYIHIYNYFQSGRFSPPQSDILSQKEDDTSLSYVSECAEEVLKLRNERFFILEKSIEEGIADGTMRPDIDPVETAILLSAISKSLSHIPSDHERLLQKRGIDHDQYFQDVSEFILLMIKNNNSE